The Accipiter gentilis chromosome 7, bAccGen1.1, whole genome shotgun sequence genome includes a region encoding these proteins:
- the UBA2 gene encoding SUMO-activating enzyme subunit 2, translating into MSVPVSGPLRSELAEAVAQARLLVVGAGGIGCELLKDLVLTGFSNIDVIDLDTIDVSNLNRQFLFQKKHVGRSKSQVAKESVLQFYPEANIIAYHDSIMNPDYNVEFFRQFTLVMNALDNRAARNHVNRMCLAADVPLIESGTAGYLGQVTVIKKGVTECYECHPKPTQKTFPGCTIRNTPSEPIHCIVWAKYLFNQLFGEEDADQEVSPDRADPEAAWEPAEAEARARASNEDGEIKRVSTKEWAKSTGYDPVKLFTKLFKDDIRYLLTMDKLWRKRKPPVPLDWAEVQNQEKNISDQQNESSAVLKDQQVLDVKSYAHLFSKSVETLRLHLAEKGDGAELIWDKDDPSAMDFVTSAANLRMHVFSMNMKSRFDIKSMAGNIIPAIATTNAVIAGLIVLEGLKILSGKIDQCRTIFLNKQPNPRKKLLVPCALDPPNPNCYVCASKPEVTVKLNVHKVTVLTLQDKIVKEKFAMVAPDVQIDDGKGTILISSEEGETEANNHRKLSDFGIRNGTRLQADDFLQDYTLLINVLHSEDLEKDVEFEVVGDTPEKVGPKPSEPTSKNITNGSDDGAQPSTSTAPDQDDLLIVDSEDEGTSSNVDDDMEDKSRKRKLEDKECVSTKRVRTEQTEEQDEIIALD; encoded by the exons aTGTCCGTGCCGGTGTCGGGCCCCTTGCGCAGCGAGCTGGCGGAGGCCGTGGCCCAGGCGCGGCTCTTGGTGGTGGGAGCCGGCGGCATCGGCTGCGAGCTCCTCAAGGACCTGGTGCTCACCGGCTTCAGCAACATCGACGTG ATTGATTTGGATACTATTGATGTCAGCAATCTCAACAGGCagtttttgtttcaaaagaaacatGTTGGAAGATCGAAATCACAG gttGCCAAGGAAAGCGTGTTACAGTTTTATCCAGAAGCTAATATTATAGCTTACCATGATAGCATCATGAA ccCTGACTATAACGTAGAGTTCTTCCGCCAGTTTACGTTGGTTATGAATGCTCTGGATAACAGAG CTGCCCGCAACCATGTGAACAGGATGTGTCTGGCTGCTGATGTTCCTCTTATAGAGAGTGGAACTGCAGGTTACCTTGGACAAGTCACAGTTATCAAAAAG GGAGTGACAGAATGTTACGAATGTCATCCTAAACCAACTCAGAAGACTTTTCCAGGCTGCACAATCCGAAATACGCCATCGGAACCTATCCATTGCATTGTGTGGGCTAAGTATTTGTTCaa CCAGCTGTTTGGAGAAGAAGATGCTGATCAAGAAGTCTCTCCTGACAGAGCTGATCCTGAAGCTGCCT GGGAGCCAGCAGAAGCAGAAGCCAGAGCACGAGCATCCAATGAAGATGGTGAGATTAAGCGTGTTTCAACTAAGGAGTGGGCTAAATCAACAGGATACGATCCAGTTAAACTTTTTACTAAG CTTTTTAAAGATGACATTAGATATCTGCTGACAATGGATAAgctgtggaggaaaagaaagccTCCAGTGCCACTGGACTGGGCTGAGGTACAAAATCAAG agaaaaacatatcTGACCAACAAAATGAATCCTCTGCAGTCTTGAAGGATCAGCAGGTTCTCGATGTCAAGAGCTATGCACACTTATTTTCAAAGAGTGTTGAAACCCTGAGACTTCACCTGGCTGAGAAGGGTGATGGAGCAGAGCTTATATGGGATAAG GATGACCCTTCTGCAATGGATTTTGTCACTTCTGCTGCGAATCTCAGGATGCATGTTTTCAGTATGAATATGAAGAGCAGATTTGATATCAAGT CAATGGCAGGAAATATTATCCCAGCTATAGCTACTACTAATGCAGTAATAGCTGGTCTGATAGTGCTGGAGGGTTTGAAGATTTTATCAGGAAAAATAGATCAGTGTAGAACG ATCTTTCTGAACAAGCAGCCAAATCCCAGAAAGAAGCTATTGGTTCCTTGTGCTTTGGATCCACCAAATCCTAACTGTTATGTATGTGCAAGTAAGCCAGAAGTGACTGTGAAACTTAATGTACACAAAGTTACTGTGTTAACACTCCAGGATAAG ATAGTGAAAGAAAAATTTGCTATGGTAGCACCAGATGTACAAATAGATGATGGAAAAGGAACTATTCTTATCTCTTCAGAAGAAGGAGAAACAGAAG CAAATAACCACAGGAAATTATCAGACTTTGGAATTCGAAATGGCACTCGACTACAAGCAGATGATTTCCTCCAGGACTATACACTGTTAATCAATGTGCTTCATAG tgaagaCCTAGAAAAGGATGTAGAATTTGAAGTTGTTGGTGATACCCCTGAAAAAGTTGGCCCTAAACCATCAGAACCAACATCCAAGAACATTACCAATGGTAGCGATGATGGGGCGCAACCGTCAACATCAACAG CCCCAGATCAAGACGATCTATTGATTGTTGATTCTGAAGATGAAGGTACTTCAAGCAATGTTGATGATGATATGGAAGACAAAAGCCGCAAGAGAAAACTAGAAGATAAAGAGTGCGTCAGTACAAAGAGAGTGCGTACTGAGCAGACAGAAGAACAAGATGAAATTATAGCATTAGACTGA